In Kordiimonas pumila, a single genomic region encodes these proteins:
- a CDS encoding pentapeptide repeat-containing protein, translating to MDLKTLTSMFPDHKLVMGEQFAQESISALKIKAILNWSDTIFVNCDFSETQFHLLMMTSAIFFKCDFSGAHFRACDIDGCEFISCNLTYTDIKGASVIDTSFTDCIIGGLIGPEDFSNCTFVYPRYSRTTQITSPIPYFIITTESDPLYVFKTETMWRIHRGTKHHNIDFSAMDEAPMLYRTAIAYAEIAIQEHLEILASSMAEYSNA from the coding sequence ATGGATTTGAAAACTTTAACAAGTATGTTTCCAGATCATAAGCTGGTAATGGGTGAACAGTTCGCACAAGAAAGCATTAGCGCCTTGAAAATTAAGGCGATCTTGAATTGGTCTGATACTATTTTTGTGAATTGTGACTTTAGTGAAACTCAGTTCCATTTGCTTATGATGACAAGTGCGATCTTTTTTAAGTGCGACTTCTCTGGTGCCCATTTTCGGGCGTGTGATATTGATGGCTGTGAGTTTATTTCCTGTAACTTGACGTATACAGATATTAAAGGTGCATCCGTTATTGATACAAGTTTTACGGACTGTATCATCGGCGGGTTGATAGGACCTGAGGATTTTTCTAACTGTACCTTTGTTTACCCACGATATTCACGGACAACCCAGATTACATCACCTATACCCTACTTTATCATCACCACTGAATCTGACCCTTTGTATGTTTTTAAAACTGAAACTATGTGGCGAATTCATCGTGGCACCAAACATCATAATATCGACTTTTCAGCTATGGACGAAGCTCCGATGTTATACCGCACGGCAATAGCGTATGCTGAAATAGCAATTCAGGAACATCTTGAAATACTTGCAAGTTCTATGGCGGAATATAGCAACGCCTGA
- the glpK gene encoding glycerol kinase GlpK — protein MLKKCCILAMDQGTTSSRAMVFGLDGSVIAVAQQEFRQIYPHDGWVEHDPADIWKTSLATAQQAFQEAEGKGFSVEAIGITNQRETTLVWDKKTGEPVYNAIVWQDRRTAAECRRLKSDAGAEESVQQKSGLLLDPYFSASKITWILDNVEGARVRADNGELAFGTVDSFLIWHLTGGTQHVTDATNASRTNLFNITTQCWDQELLSLFKVPASMVPEVLDCAAQYGVTAEGILNREIPIMGVAGDQQAAAFGQCCFDKGTIKSTYGTGCFAILNTGSEPLFSKNRLLTTTAFRLGGKPTYALEGSIFIAGAAVQWLRDGLKIVQSAAETEDLAASLKSNNGVYMVPAFTGLGAPYWDPEARASLFGMTRATGKAEIVRATLESICFQTADLLEAMAADGTHPADLRVDGGMVGNDWLVQFLADVLQLPVSRPVIMETTALGAAMLAGLSAGLYGSLSEVAKIWQQDRLFKPAASKAKELTRWRHAVEATRAFARDGMSDEG, from the coding sequence ATGCTGAAAAAGTGCTGTATTCTAGCAATGGACCAAGGAACAACCAGTAGTCGGGCAATGGTTTTTGGCCTTGACGGCTCTGTTATTGCTGTGGCGCAGCAAGAGTTTAGACAAATATATCCTCACGATGGCTGGGTAGAGCATGACCCTGCTGATATATGGAAAACCAGCCTTGCAACAGCGCAGCAGGCTTTTCAGGAAGCTGAGGGAAAAGGGTTTAGTGTTGAAGCTATCGGTATTACAAACCAGCGTGAAACCACCCTTGTTTGGGATAAAAAAACGGGTGAGCCAGTTTATAATGCAATCGTCTGGCAAGACCGCCGCACAGCGGCTGAATGCAGGCGCCTAAAGTCTGATGCCGGGGCAGAAGAAAGCGTTCAGCAAAAGTCAGGGCTGCTACTGGACCCTTATTTTTCAGCCAGTAAAATTACCTGGATTCTAGATAATGTTGAAGGTGCCCGTGTGCGGGCTGATAACGGTGAGCTTGCTTTTGGAACAGTAGACAGCTTTCTCATATGGCACCTAACCGGGGGCACACAGCACGTGACGGATGCCACAAATGCAAGCCGAACAAACCTGTTTAATATAACAACTCAGTGCTGGGACCAGGAATTGCTTTCACTTTTTAAGGTGCCAGCTTCGATGGTGCCAGAAGTGCTCGACTGTGCGGCACAATACGGCGTAACAGCGGAGGGTATTTTAAACCGAGAAATTCCTATTATGGGCGTTGCGGGCGACCAGCAAGCTGCGGCATTTGGCCAGTGCTGTTTTGATAAAGGCACTATTAAAAGCACCTATGGAACAGGGTGCTTTGCTATACTTAATACAGGATCTGAGCCGCTATTTTCCAAAAACCGTTTGCTTACAACGACCGCGTTTCGACTGGGCGGAAAACCAACATATGCCCTTGAAGGCTCTATTTTTATAGCGGGTGCCGCTGTGCAGTGGTTAAGGGACGGCTTGAAAATTGTTCAGAGCGCGGCAGAAACGGAAGACCTGGCAGCAAGTTTGAAGTCAAACAACGGTGTTTATATGGTGCCAGCTTTTACTGGGTTAGGCGCGCCCTACTGGGACCCGGAGGCGCGAGCCAGCCTGTTTGGTATGACTCGCGCCACAGGCAAGGCAGAAATTGTTAGGGCCACACTCGAATCTATTTGTTTTCAAACAGCAGACCTTTTAGAGGCTATGGCCGCTGATGGTACGCACCCGGCTGACCTTAGGGTTGATGGTGGTATGGTTGGAAACGACTGGCTGGTGCAGTTCCTTGCTGATGTTTTGCAATTGCCAGTTTCAAGACCTGTAATTATGGAAACAACGGCTCTGGGTGCGGCTATGCTTGCTGGGTTATCAGCGGGGTTATATGGCTCTTTGTCAGAGGTCGCAAAAATATGGCAACAGGACAGGCTTTTTAAACCGGCGGCGAGTAAAGCTAAAGAACTGACACGGTGGCGACATGCGGTAGAGGCTACCCGTGCTTTTGCGAGGGATGGCATGAGTGATGAAGGGTGA